Proteins from one Streptomyces sp. NBC_00289 genomic window:
- a CDS encoding DUF6643 family protein, translated as MTSPRSTYGGGYYSASFPDTPIYDSLVAERGTPQIAPIRVPAAYDTGGYLPALPSALPALPAAPSQPSYGYQQMQQVAPLQQAPAAYIPQQAAAPRGYPGPQQQQPRQAGPGTGYEAMRPAAPRPAPAPYQDPYGNQQQYRGY; from the coding sequence ATGACCTCCCCCCGCTCCACTTATGGCGGCGGCTACTACTCCGCCTCCTTCCCGGACACCCCGATCTACGACTCGCTCGTGGCCGAGCGGGGCACCCCGCAGATCGCTCCGATCCGGGTCCCCGCCGCGTACGACACGGGTGGTTACCTGCCCGCGCTGCCGTCGGCGCTGCCCGCCCTCCCGGCGGCTCCTTCCCAGCCCTCCTACGGCTACCAGCAGATGCAGCAGGTCGCCCCGCTGCAGCAGGCTCCCGCCGCGTACATCCCGCAGCAGGCCGCCGCACCGCGCGGATACCCCGGCCCGCAGCAGCAACAGCCGCGCCAGGCGGGTCCCGGCACCGGGTACGAGGCGATGCGCCCCGCGGCCCCCCGGCCCGCTCCGGCTCCCTACCAGGATCCGTACGGCAACCAGCAGCAGTACCGCGGCTACTGA
- a CDS encoding TerD family protein: MPKGSNAPVPTTALRVEMGWRSAPGVPDADASALVLVGGKVRSDGDFVFYNQPVHSSGAVRHEGKRVEGGHVTDTLLVDLAHVEPAIETVVLAASADGGTFAQIPELYVEVRDAARGTVAARFDSTGATVETAFVLGEFYRRQGAWKFRAVGQGYDSGLEGLARDFGITVDEPQHTAAAASAQAPAAPPGTVPPPVAPPVTVSPPVAPPPPPPAPPTAPVRLTKVTLTKAAPSVSLTKQGGTSGAMRVNLNWEVRKQFSGWGSKRGRAVAMHADLDLDLCALYELADGRKGVVQSLGNAFGSLRQPPYIHLDGDDRTGAVASGENLTVNLDHARDFRRILVFVTIYEGARSFADLHATVTLQPEYGAQVDFSLDECTVPSTVCALALITNTGSDLVVQREARYLVPERGVSPQRTVDHIYGWGMNWTPGRK, from the coding sequence ATGCCGAAAGGATCCAACGCTCCGGTGCCGACGACGGCACTGAGAGTGGAAATGGGCTGGCGCTCCGCACCGGGCGTGCCCGACGCGGACGCTTCGGCGCTGGTCCTGGTCGGGGGCAAGGTCCGCTCCGACGGCGACTTCGTCTTCTACAACCAGCCGGTGCACTCCTCCGGCGCGGTCCGGCACGAGGGCAAGCGGGTCGAGGGCGGCCACGTCACCGACACCCTGCTCGTCGACCTCGCGCACGTGGAGCCCGCGATCGAGACGGTGGTCCTCGCCGCCTCCGCGGACGGCGGTACGTTCGCGCAGATCCCGGAGCTGTACGTCGAGGTCCGGGACGCCGCGCGGGGAACGGTGGCCGCCCGCTTCGACAGCACGGGCGCCACGGTCGAGACGGCCTTCGTGCTCGGCGAGTTCTACCGCCGTCAGGGCGCCTGGAAGTTCCGTGCCGTGGGCCAGGGCTACGACAGCGGCCTGGAGGGGCTGGCCAGGGACTTCGGGATCACCGTGGACGAACCGCAGCACACCGCCGCCGCGGCTTCGGCGCAGGCGCCGGCGGCACCCCCGGGAACCGTGCCGCCGCCGGTGGCACCCCCGGTGACCGTCTCCCCGCCCGTGGCACCTCCGCCCCCGCCGCCGGCGCCCCCCACGGCGCCGGTACGGCTGACCAAGGTGACGCTCACCAAGGCCGCACCCTCCGTCTCGCTGACCAAGCAGGGCGGCACGTCGGGCGCCATGCGCGTGAACCTCAACTGGGAGGTGCGCAAGCAGTTCTCGGGGTGGGGCAGCAAACGGGGCCGGGCGGTCGCCATGCACGCGGACCTCGACCTCGACCTGTGCGCCCTGTACGAACTCGCCGACGGCCGCAAGGGAGTCGTGCAGTCACTCGGCAACGCCTTCGGGTCCCTGCGGCAGCCCCCGTACATCCATCTCGACGGCGACGACCGCACCGGGGCGGTGGCGAGCGGCGAGAACCTCACCGTCAACCTCGACCACGCCCGGGACTTCCGGCGCATCCTGGTCTTCGTGACCATCTACGAGGGCGCCCGCTCCTTCGCCGACCTGCACGCCACGGTCACCCTCCAGCCGGAGTACGGAGCCCAGGTCGACTTCTCCCTCGACGAGTGCACGGTCCCCTCGACCGTCTGCGCGCTCGCCCTGATCACCAACACCGGCAGCGACCTGGTCGTGCAGCGCGAGGCCCGCTACCTGGTGCCCGAGCGCGGGGTGAGCCCGCAGCGGACCGTCGACCACATCTACGGCTGGGGCATGAACTGGACTCCCGGCCGGAAGTGA